DNA from Brevibacterium sp. 'Marine':
CGTTGCGGCACGCGAACAACCTCGAGTCCGTGCGCACCTACGAAGGCACGGACGAGGTCCACACGCTCATCCTCGGCCGCCACATCACCGGCCAGCAGGCCTTCCGCTGAACTGCCCCGGGCACGGTCAACCGGTGCAACCGGTCAGCCGCTGACGAGCGCTCCGCCGACCCACACCTCAGCAGGGGCGCGCAGAACCCCCACGTCATCCCGCGGATCGGTCTCGAAGACCAGCAGATCCGCACGGGCACCGTCGACGATCCGGCCCCGATCGTCCAGTCCGAGCGCAACGGCGGCCCCCGACGTGGCCGACCGGATCGCCTCGGCGACGGTCATCCCTGCCTCGATGAGGTACCCGAGTTCATCGTGCAGCGACGCCCCGTGGGGCACGGGCGCGAACGGCGTCTCATTCGCATCGGTGCCCGCAATGATCCGCGCTCCCGCCGCATGCAGGGCGCGCACATTCGACACAGCGAGCGCGAACGCGGAATCGGCATGATCGCCGAGGCGGGCCTCGGCGATCGCACGCATCATCACCAAGGTGGGGGAGACGATGGTGCCCGTGGTGACGATCCGAGAGATCGTCGCCTCGCTCAGCCGTGCCACGAAAGGGACGTGTGTGAGCACATCGACGCCGGCCGCGAGGCCGCGATCGTACGCCCTCGGTGTGACCGCATGCGCGACGGTGCGCAGCCCCCGGCCGCGGGCTCCGTCGACGAGCGCCCGCAGCGTTTCGACGTCGAGCGCGGGCACCTCGGTGGCGTCCGGGTCCTCGATGATGATCTTGATGAGATCGGCCCCACCGGCCTCCCGCCAGTCGAGGAACCGGTCGGCATCCTCGGGCCCGGTGACACCGGATTCGACGGGGAATCCCATCACCTCGATCTGTGTGCTTCCCGGCGCCGAGGCGGCCGATCCCGCGCTGATGATCGCCGGGATTCCGCGGTCGGACCGGAACTCGTCGACTAACGAGTCCGGATGCGTTCCGAGATCGACGAGTGTCGTCAGTCCCGAGCGAAGCGCGTCGACGAGCGGTGCCCGTGATTTCAGGTGCACATGGGTGTCGATGAGACCGGGCAGGACGTACCTCTCCGCGGCCGCCCCTGTCCCGCCCTCGGCCGGGTAGATCGACGTGATCGTGTCACCGAAGTCGATGTCGACAGGATCCCCGACGGCGGCGTCGCCGTCGATGATGTGTACGTTGCGCAGAATCGTCATGGCTTCACCCTCGTCATCGTAAGCATCGGCAGTCCTCACAATTCCGGGAATCCGACCCCGGTGAGCTCTTCGGACACCGTCCACAGTCGCCGGGCCACCTCGGTGTCGGTGGACTTCGCCGAACGGGATGCGAATCCCGGTTTTCCGCGGATCTCGAACGGACCGGTCGGTCCGATGTAACTGTCTCCGGGCAGGTCGGCGACAGCGGCACAGAGGATCGGCCGGGCCCCGTTCTGCTCGCTCTGGGCGACCACCCGGGTGAACGCGCGGCTGACTCGGGCGTCCAAGGAGCCGTCATCGCTGGTGGAGAAGAGGTTCGTCGCCGCCATTCCCGGGTGGGCTGCCGTCGCGATCACCGAGGATGAATGCTCGGACAGTCGACGCTGGAGTTCATTGGTGAAGAGCAGATTCGCCAGCTTCGACTGGCCATAGGCGGCCATCGGTCGATACGGTCGCCGCCTCCACTGGAGGTCGTCGAAGTCGATCGTGCCGAACCGGTGGGCAATCGAGGAGACGGTGACGATGCGCTCACGCACCTGCGGCAGCAGCAGGTTCGTCAGGGCGAAATGACCGAGGTGGTTCGTCCCGAACTGCGATTCGAATCCGTCGACGGTCCGGAACAGGGGAGGGATCATGATCCCGGCATTGTTGATGAGGAGATCGATCGGTGCGGTGAATTCCGCAGCGAAGTCGCGCACCGAGGACAGGTCGGCGAGGTCGAGGTCGCGCACCTCGGTGCTGCCGGGCATCGTCGCTGCGGCGGCCTCACCCTTCGCACGATTGCGCACGGCCAGGACGACATGAGCGCCCCGCCCCGCCAGCACGCGTGCGGCGACCCGGCCGAGTCCGCTGTTCGCGCCGGTGATGAGGGCCGTGCGCCCCGTGAGATCGGGAATGCCGTAGTCGATCGGAGAAGTCATGAGGTCATCCTAGGGGCCCGCCCTGGCAGTCGGCTGTTCATCCGAGCCGCCACCTCACCGAATTTGTTAGGGTAGCCTTCGTGCCGAAGACCCCTGAAACCGGGGCGCAGCTGCTGCGCCGATCCGCCCGCCGGCGTATTCGCCCTCTGCTCGGCGGCGCCGCCACGCTCTCACTGTGGCAGGTCTGTGAAGCCCTCGTCCCGGTGGCGATCGGCATCATCGTCGACCGCGCGATCATCCCGCTCTCGCTGCCCGGACTCATCGTCTCGGTCCTCGGCCTCGGTCTCCTCTTCACGATCCTCAGCCTCGGCTACCGCTTCGGCGCGCGCCTGTGCAACGCCGCCCGCGAACACGAAGCCCATGCCCTGCGCGTCGAGATCACCCACGCCGCCCTGACCGCATCACACCTGCCACCCGACCGGACATCGGGGGAGGTGCTCTCGATCGCCTCCGCCGATGCCGACACCGCTGCCACGTCCTTCCAGCAGGCCGGCCGCGGCATCGCCTCGGTGCTGGGCATGATCACCGCGGCGGTCTTCCTTCTCATCGCCGACCCCGTGACCGGACTCGTCGTCCTCGTTGCCGTGCCCATCGGGCTCATCATCGTCGCTCTGCCCGGCCGCTCGGTGTCCGCGAAGGCCACCGCCCAGCTCGACGCCGTCGCCTCCGCGGGACGCTCGGCGTCCGACCTCATGCACGGACTGCGCGTGGTCAAGGCGATGGGAGGTGAGCCGTGGGCGGTGCGTCGCTACCGGACCACCTCCGATGCGGCCGCCGACGCCGGCATCGCCACAGGTGAGAGGACCGGACGCCTGGCCGGGCTCGGTGCGCTCGTCATGTCCGCGGTGCTGGCGATCGTCCTCATCGTCGCAGGTCTGCGTCTCATCGACGGTCAGATGAGCGTCGGGGCGCTGATCGGCATCCTCGGCATGACCGCCTTTCTCACCGAACCCATGCGCGCACTCGCCGAGATCGTCGGCCTCTTCGCCCAATCCCACGGCGCCGCCGAACGGATCGCCCGCCTGCTCGGCGACATCGACGCCCCGGACGACGCCCGCGATGGAACGGACACCATCACCGAGGCGGCCCCCACCACCCGTAACACCGCCGACAACCGCCCGAGCGTCACCACCACCGAATCCGGAATCACCATCACCGGATGGCCGACGAACGGCGATGCCGTCGAACTCACCACCGCCGGCGGCACACTGACCTGCATCGTCTCCGAGGATGCCGAGGACGCAGCGGTACTGCGGTCGGCGCTGACCTCCCATGCCCGGACCCTCGGCCCCGCTCGGATGCTCGTCGCACCCCACGACGTCGACCTGTTCGAAGGCACCATCGGATCGAACATCACCATGGTCGTCGCCGACGACCGTTCAGACACCGGCGACCGCGCAGTCGACCGCGCAACCGATCACCGGCCGATCCCGGCCGAGGTACTCACCGCCTCGGGAGCCGACGAACTGCTCGACCTCGTCGACGGGGGACTCGACTACCGGATCCAGGAGCTCGGCGGGAACCTCTCCGGCGGTCAGCGCCAGCGCGTCGCACTGGCTCGTGCACTGAACGCCGACCCCGAGATCCTCGTCCTCGTCGAACCCACCACCGCCGTCGACGCCGTCACCGAGGCGAAGATCGCCCACGGACTCTGCCGACTGCGCCGCCGGACACGGGATCGAGCCACGATCATCCTCACCTCCTCACCGGCCTTCCTCGCCGCCGCCGACACCGTCGTCTATCGCCCGACGTCCGGCCCGCTGCTCATCGGTTCTCATGCCGACCTGCTCGAGGCAGACACCGACAGCGCCGACGCCTACAGAGGCGCGGTGACCCGATGACGACGCCGACGCAGACCACCCTGACGATCGCCTCCCGACGTCGCTCCTTCGCTCATCTGGCTCCGCTGCTGCGCCGCAGAGCCGGCTGGATCGTCCTCCTCGTCATCGCCGGTTCGGCCAATGCCGG
Protein-coding regions in this window:
- a CDS encoding amidohydrolase family protein encodes the protein MTILRNVHIIDGDAAVGDPVDIDFGDTITSIYPAEGGTGAAAERYVLPGLIDTHVHLKSRAPLVDALRSGLTTLVDLGTHPDSLVDEFRSDRGIPAIISAGSAASAPGSTQIEVMGFPVESGVTGPEDADRFLDWREAGGADLIKIIIEDPDATEVPALDVETLRALVDGARGRGLRTVAHAVTPRAYDRGLAAGVDVLTHVPFVARLSEATISRIVTTGTIVSPTLVMMRAIAEARLGDHADSAFALAVSNVRALHAAGARIIAGTDANETPFAPVPHGASLHDELGYLIEAGMTVAEAIRSATSGAAVALGLDDRGRIVDGARADLLVFETDPRDDVGVLRAPAEVWVGGALVSG
- a CDS encoding oxidoreductase; the protein is MTSPIDYGIPDLTGRTALITGANSGLGRVAARVLAGRGAHVVLAVRNRAKGEAAAATMPGSTEVRDLDLADLSSVRDFAAEFTAPIDLLINNAGIMIPPLFRTVDGFESQFGTNHLGHFALTNLLLPQVRERIVTVSSIAHRFGTIDFDDLQWRRRPYRPMAAYGQSKLANLLFTNELQRRLSEHSSSVIATAAHPGMAATNLFSTSDDGSLDARVSRAFTRVVAQSEQNGARPILCAAVADLPGDSYIGPTGPFEIRGKPGFASRSAKSTDTEVARRLWTVSEELTGVGFPEL
- a CDS encoding ABC transporter ATP-binding protein, with the protein product MPKTPETGAQLLRRSARRRIRPLLGGAATLSLWQVCEALVPVAIGIIVDRAIIPLSLPGLIVSVLGLGLLFTILSLGYRFGARLCNAAREHEAHALRVEITHAALTASHLPPDRTSGEVLSIASADADTAATSFQQAGRGIASVLGMITAAVFLLIADPVTGLVVLVAVPIGLIIVALPGRSVSAKATAQLDAVASAGRSASDLMHGLRVVKAMGGEPWAVRRYRTTSDAAADAGIATGERTGRLAGLGALVMSAVLAIVLIVAGLRLIDGQMSVGALIGILGMTAFLTEPMRALAEIVGLFAQSHGAAERIARLLGDIDAPDDARDGTDTITEAAPTTRNTADNRPSVTTTESGITITGWPTNGDAVELTTAGGTLTCIVSEDAEDAAVLRSALTSHARTLGPARMLVAPHDVDLFEGTIGSNITMVVADDRSDTGDRAVDRATDHRPIPAEVLTASGADELLDLVDGGLDYRIQELGGNLSGGQRQRVALARALNADPEILVLVEPTTAVDAVTEAKIAHGLCRLRRRTRDRATIILTSSPAFLAAADTVVYRPTSGPLLIGSHADLLEADTDSADAYRGAVTR